The proteins below are encoded in one region of Desulfuromonadaceae bacterium:
- a CDS encoding lipocalin family protein, giving the protein MKISTLLCSLLMLFGCTAAPKGITPVAPFDLERYLGTWYEIARLDHRFERGLSQVTATYSKRADGGIDVINRGYNSVTGEWKTATGRAYLLGSPQQGSLKVSFFWPFYAGYHVIALDQLNYAYAMVSGPDRDYLWILSRTRTLDAATRQKLLNRASELGFASDRLLFVEQQE; this is encoded by the coding sequence ATGAAAATCTCAACCTTGCTTTGTAGCCTGCTGATGCTGTTCGGTTGCACCGCCGCCCCCAAAGGGATAACCCCGGTCGCGCCTTTCGACCTGGAACGTTATCTGGGGACCTGGTACGAGATCGCCCGCCTGGATCATCGCTTCGAGCGCGGCCTCAGCCAGGTCACGGCGACCTACAGCAAACGTGCCGATGGCGGGATCGACGTCATCAACCGCGGTTACAACAGCGTGACCGGTGAGTGGAAAACCGCTACCGGGAGAGCTTATCTCCTCGGTTCCCCGCAACAGGGGAGTCTGAAGGTGAGCTTTTTCTGGCCCTTTTATGCCGGCTACCACGTGATTGCGCTTGATCAGCTAAATTATGCCTACGCGATGGTCAGCGGCCCGGATCGGGATTATCTGTGGATCCTGTCTCGGACCCGGACGCTGGATGCGGCAACACGGCAAAAACTGCTGAACCGGGCCAGCGAACTTGGATTTGCCAGCGATCGTCTGCTTTTTGTCGAGCAGCAGGAATAA
- a CDS encoding DUF2177 family protein, translated as MFVYYLKLYLLTIPVFFAIDLLWLGMVAKNFYRHNLSHLLNPAVNWPAALLFYFVYIAGIILFAVKPGLDAQSLAKAALWGALFGFFTYATYDLTNLATLRDWPIRVVMVDIAWGTLLCTLVASGSYLLGRWIS; from the coding sequence ATGTTCGTTTATTACTTGAAGCTCTACCTGCTGACGATCCCGGTTTTTTTTGCCATCGATCTGCTTTGGCTGGGCATGGTGGCGAAGAATTTTTATCGGCACAATCTTTCCCACCTGCTCAACCCGGCAGTCAACTGGCCGGCAGCACTGCTGTTCTACTTTGTCTATATCGCTGGTATCATCCTGTTTGCCGTCAAACCGGGGCTGGATGCGCAATCGCTGGCGAAAGCCGCGCTCTGGGGGGCGCTGTTCGGGTTTTTTACTTACGCCACCTACGACCTGACCAACCTGGCGACCCTGCGTGATTGGCCGATCAGGGTCGTGATGGTCGATATCGCCTGGGGAACCCTGCTCTGTACCCTGGTTGCCAGCGGCAGTTATCTGCTCGGCCGCTGGATCAGTTGA